ATGGAACCTAAGATATAGGAAAGAACACCAGCTAACAGCATCGAGCTCATCAATAATCATCCTCCTCATCACGGGCGCGGACAATCAGGCGCAGGGGCGTACCCTCAAAGCCGTACATTTCCCGCAGGCGGTTTTCGATAAACCGCAGGTAGGAGAAATGCATGAGTTCCGGATCGTTGACGAAGATGATAAACTTAGGCGGCTTAATGTCGGCCTGCGTCATAAAGAGAATCTTCAAGCGGCGGCCGCGATGCATGGGCGGCGGGTTGATGGAAACCGCGTCACGGATGAGCTCGTTGAGGACGCTGGTCTTGATGCGCATGGACTGCTGTTCAGCCACATACTTCACCAGTTCCGTCACACGGCCGACACGCTGACCGGTCAAAGCCGAAGCATAGAGCACCGGCGCATACTGCAGGAAGCCGATTTCTTCACGCAAATCTTCGGTAAAGCGGAGGGTTGACTTGTCATCCTTTTCGGGATAGATATCCCATTTGTTGACGACAATGACTACCCCCTTGCCAGACTCATGGGCATAACCGGCAATCTTCTTGTCCTGCTCGGTGATACCTTCAAAAGCGTTGATAACCATCAGGACAACATCGGCACGGTCAATAGCCCGCAGGGAACGCATAACACTGTAGCGCTCCACCGGCTCGTCAATCTTGCCACGGCGGCGCATGCCGGCAGTGTCAATCAGCATAAACTTCATATCGTCCTTGACGAAATGGGTGTCGATGGCATCACGGGTGGTGCCGGCCACATCGCTGACGATAACACGTTCTTCGCCGAGCAGCTGATTGACGAGAGAAGATTTACCAACATTCGGACGGCCGATTACGGCAATGCTGATTTCGTCCTCGTCCTTTTCCTCGGGCACTTCTTCGGGGAATGCCGCCACAATGGCATCCAAAAGGTCACCCAGGTTCATAACATTGGTAGCCGAAAGAGGAATCGGGTCACCCAAGCCCAGATTGTAGAACTCATAGATGTTCATTTCGAGCTGTGGGCTGTCAATTTTATTGACGCCTAAGATAACCGGCTTCTTGGTATTGCGCAGAATCTTGGCCACTTCTTCATCCGAAGTCGTAAGTCCAGCCCGGCCATCCACCAAAAAGAGGATAACGTCAGCCTCTTCCATGGCGATTTCCGCCTGGTTGCGCATGGATTTTAAGATATGGTTGCTTTCATCGAATTCGATACCGCCGGTATCAATCATGGTGAACTCATGGTTCAGCCATTCTGCATCCAAGTAAATTCTGTCCCGGGTAACGCCGGGCATATCGTCAACGATGGAAACGCGTTTCTTGCCAATCTGATTGAACAGGGTAGACTTGCCCACATTCGGGCGTCCTACGATGGCAACGATAGGTTTGCTCATTGTCAGCCTTCTTTCTTATAGTTATTCCACAGGCTTCGTATAGCCTGCATTGCTCTGCCAGGTATAGGCAGTTTCGCCGCTGCGGTTCTTATGATAATTTGACCAGTCGGTAAGCGCATGGTAGTAATCTGCCCCGCCCTGTACCGGCTCTACGCGGATGTTCGGGAAATGCGCGGTAAATTCCTGCAGGGTCATATCGTCAAGGAAGATATCCTCGCCTGCCCTCAGCGCAGGTTCGGGAATAATCAGCGCCTGCCGCTTCTCTGCCTCCGGCATAGTCTGCAGCGTATCAATAATGTCCTTTGCGGTCAACAGTCCCGATACATTGACCGTTGAACCAAAGTGCTTGTTCTCCACCGGCACAATCCGTACCTGCAGATTTTTGATCTGTAAGGATTTCGCCAGCTTTTCCATAACCGGCGCCACGGAGGTTCCCGTCACCACATCAATCACAAAGGGCTCATCATAGCCATTTGACATGTCAGAATTTTGACATGTCAAATTCCAGTCATTGATAAAGCTGCGGGTCAGGCCAATGCCGTTATCGAGCTGCGGGAAGCCGTCATAGAATTCGGTTGGCGGCACTTCACGGCCTGCCAAGAAGTAGAATTCATCCCCTAAGTACAGGAACGTACGTCCCTCTTCCTGCTGGAACTTCTTCTGCCACTTCTCCACCATGTCGATGACTCTGGCGGCACCTTCACGGTCGAACTGCTGCAAGGGATAGGGGTCGGTGCGATATTTGGTGATGCCCACGGGCACAATAGCCATGGACAGGGCATGGGGACGGCGGGCGGCGATTTCGCGGATGGAGCGCTCTAATTCTTCGCCATCGTTTAATCCAGCACAGAGCACAATCTGCGTATGGTATTCAGCACCAGCTTTTTCCAGATTTTCAAGCTGCTCGGTAATCCGTGCCGCGCCTTTACACCGCAGCATCTGTGCCCGTAGCTCCGGATTCATGCACTGCACCGACACATAGAGCGGCGACAGGTGGAACTGCTCGATACGCTTGAAGTCCGCCGGTCCCATATTGGTCATGGTCACAAAGTTGCCATAGAGGAAGGACAGGCGGTAATCATCATCTTTTATCGACAAGCTGTCCCGCATATCCGGGGCAATCATATTGACAAAGCAGAAATAGCAGTTGTTGGCACATTTGCGAATGCCATCAAATACTGCCGACTCAAATTCCACGCCCAGTTCTTCATCAAAATCCTTATCAAAGGAAATGATTTCCCGCTCGCCATCGGCATGCTCTATGGTCAGGTCGATTTCTTCATCGGCCATGGCAAAGCTCACATCAATGATATCCCGCAGGGGCTGTTCGTTGATGGCGATGATTTTATCACCAGGAACCAGCTCCAGTTCCTCGGCCAGACTCCCCTCATTTACTCTGGAAATAATCCCAGCGTATTCCTTACTCATATCTATATCTCTTTCATTCTAGTTCTAATTAAACAAAGGAGTGATGGAAAACATCACTCCCCTGAGTTTATTCTGTTTATTTAGCGAAGCTATTAGTTAGCTTTCGTGATGGACAGCGAAATGCGTTTACGCTTCGTGTCGATGCGCAGAACCTTAACCTTAACTTCATCGCCAACATGAACAGCTTCATCAGCACGTTCAATGCGCTTTTCAGCCAGTTCGCCCATCGGAATCAGGCCATCGAAGCCCGGTTCGATTTCCATGAATGCACCGAAGTCCGTCAGTTTGATGATTTTGCCTTCGATGATGTCGCCTTCAGCATACTTTTCAGCATTGTCGAGCCAAGGATCACGCATGGTGTCTTTTACGGACAGGGAAATGCGCTTTGCTTCCTGGTCGATGCTCTTAACGTATACATCGAGTTCCTGACCAACTTCGAGAACATCAGACGGATGCTTCACGCGGTTCCAAGCCAGGTCAGAGATATGAGCCAGACCATCTACGCCGCCGATGTCGATGAATGCACCGTAATCAACGATACGCTTAACGGTACCGCGAACGATGGTATCAGCCTGCAGCGTGGAGAATACTTCGTCTTCCTTCTCAGCGCGAACAGCTTCGAGGAGCTTGCGGCGGGAAAGAACAAGACGCTGCTTGTGTACATCGATTTCGATGATTTCGCATTCAACAGTCTGACCAGCATATACGGACAGATCTTTTACGAAATGCAGTTCCATCTGGGAAGCCGGGATAAAGCCACGGAGACCATTTACGGAAGCTACGAGACCGCCCTTAACTACCTGATTGATGGTAGCCTGAACCGTTTCGCCACGTTCCATGATGGCTTCCATTTCCTTCCAAGCAACCATGCGGTCAGCTTTAACCTTGGAAAGGATGCCGCCGTTGTCGCCGCCCAGGGAAACGATGTAAACATCGATTTTGTCGCCAACTTTTACTACGTCCTCAGCGGACTCCGGAGCCGGGTAAGCCAGCTCGCGCTTCGGAATAGCAATTTCCTGCTTGTATCCGATATCAACATAAGCCTCATCGCGGGAAACCTGGATAACTTCACCGGTTACAACGGTGCGCTCCTGGATATCCGGCATTGCATTTTCGGCCTCTGCTAAGAGTTCTTCCATATTCATCTGTTCTGACACTTTTTATATACCTCCTTGATAATCCAGTCAGGTGTTGAAGCACCCGCTGTAATACCAATTTTTTCAATTTTATCAAACCACTCGTCCTGCAGTTCTTCTGCAGTTTCGATATGGTAAGTTAAACATTTTTCTGCGCAAATCTGCGCCAACCGCGTGGTATTAGCACTGTTTCTGCCGCCAATCACGAGCATCATGTCAACCTTGGCTGCTAAATCCAAAGCTGCTTTCTGCCGCTGGTCAGTCGCTGTGCAAATGGTTCGCTGTATGTGGATATCCCGGGACTTCTCCAGCAAATGATTCACGATACTCTTGAACCGGTCACCGGAAAAAGTCGTTTGACAGACCACACCGAGTTTGGCACTGGATTCCAAGGCATCGGCCTCTTCCTCTGTCTCCACGATTGTCGCTTTGCCATCGGACCATTCAAAGATACTGCGCACCTCAGGGTGCTTCTTCTCACCGATGATGACAACCTTATAGCCTTCATCCGCCAATTTCTTAGCCGACAACTGCGCCTTCTTCACATGAGGACAGGTTGCATCCACCAGATTCAGCCCGCGTTTTTCGGCTTCTTCATAAATATCCGGCCCTACACCATGGGAGCGGATAATCACGGTTCCCCTATCCATCTCTGCTAACGTATCAACCGTGCCAACGCCTTCTGTCTTGAGGCGTTCCACCACTTGGGGATTATGGATAATGGGTCCCAGTGTTGAAGCTGTGCCATCAGCGGAAGCATTTTCCTGGGCAATGG
The Selenomonas ruminantium AC2024 DNA segment above includes these coding regions:
- the der gene encoding ribosome biogenesis GTPase Der; the protein is MSKPIVAIVGRPNVGKSTLFNQIGKKRVSIVDDMPGVTRDRIYLDAEWLNHEFTMIDTGGIEFDESNHILKSMRNQAEIAMEEADVILFLVDGRAGLTTSDEEVAKILRNTKKPVILGVNKIDSPQLEMNIYEFYNLGLGDPIPLSATNVMNLGDLLDAIVAAFPEEVPEEKDEDEISIAVIGRPNVGKSSLVNQLLGEERVIVSDVAGTTRDAIDTHFVKDDMKFMLIDTAGMRRRGKIDEPVERYSVMRSLRAIDRADVVLMVINAFEGITEQDKKIAGYAHESGKGVVIVVNKWDIYPEKDDKSTLRFTEDLREEIGFLQYAPVLYASALTGQRVGRVTELVKYVAEQQSMRIKTSVLNELIRDAVSINPPPMHRGRRLKILFMTQADIKPPKFIIFVNDPELMHFSYLRFIENRLREMYGFEGTPLRLIVRARDEEDDY
- a CDS encoding DUF512 domain-containing protein, with product MSKEYAGIISRVNEGSLAEELELVPGDKIIAINEQPLRDIIDVSFAMADEEIDLTIEHADGEREIISFDKDFDEELGVEFESAVFDGIRKCANNCYFCFVNMIAPDMRDSLSIKDDDYRLSFLYGNFVTMTNMGPADFKRIEQFHLSPLYVSVQCMNPELRAQMLRCKGAARITEQLENLEKAGAEYHTQIVLCAGLNDGEELERSIREIAARRPHALSMAIVPVGITKYRTDPYPLQQFDREGAARVIDMVEKWQKKFQQEEGRTFLYLGDEFYFLAGREVPPTEFYDGFPQLDNGIGLTRSFINDWNLTCQNSDMSNGYDEPFVIDVVTGTSVAPVMEKLAKSLQIKNLQVRIVPVENKHFGSTVNVSGLLTAKDIIDTLQTMPEAEKRQALIIPEPALRAGEDIFLDDMTLQEFTAHFPNIRVEPVQGGADYYHALTDWSNYHKNRSGETAYTWQSNAGYTKPVE
- the rpsA gene encoding 30S ribosomal protein S1 — translated: MEELLAEAENAMPDIQERTVVTGEVIQVSRDEAYVDIGYKQEIAIPKRELAYPAPESAEDVVKVGDKIDVYIVSLGGDNGGILSKVKADRMVAWKEMEAIMERGETVQATINQVVKGGLVASVNGLRGFIPASQMELHFVKDLSVYAGQTVECEIIEIDVHKQRLVLSRRKLLEAVRAEKEDEVFSTLQADTIVRGTVKRIVDYGAFIDIGGVDGLAHISDLAWNRVKHPSDVLEVGQELDVYVKSIDQEAKRISLSVKDTMRDPWLDNAEKYAEGDIIEGKIIKLTDFGAFMEIEPGFDGLIPMGELAEKRIERADEAVHVGDEVKVKVLRIDTKRKRISLSITKAN
- the ispH gene encoding 4-hydroxy-3-methylbut-2-enyl diphosphate reductase — translated: MEVILADYLGFCYGVKRAVTIAQENASADGTASTLGPIIHNPQVVERLKTEGVGTVDTLAEMDRGTVIIRSHGVGPDIYEEAEKRGLNLVDATCPHVKKAQLSAKKLADEGYKVVIIGEKKHPEVRSIFEWSDGKATIVETEEEADALESSAKLGVVCQTTFSGDRFKSIVNHLLEKSRDIHIQRTICTATDQRQKAALDLAAKVDMMLVIGGRNSANTTRLAQICAEKCLTYHIETAEELQDEWFDKIEKIGITAGASTPDWIIKEVYKKCQNR